One Ostrinia nubilalis chromosome 4, ilOstNubi1.1, whole genome shotgun sequence DNA window includes the following coding sequences:
- the LOC135071278 gene encoding ubiquitin-like protein 4A — MKITIKKLQGGECTLEVLPTTCISEIKRQISEKLKIPVEEQKLLLLGRTLTDEQTVQSYPTIKDGSKLNLVVKKPDGLYEASIKYFKKLGMSDAEAVNKAHRLLRVVQDKFNKLSWDDIDRLSMDCLLDERGCRPMVQRDLDNDDMFSL; from the exons ATGaagataactataaaaaaattgcAAGGCGGTGAATGTACTTTGGAG GTTCTACCAACAACATGTATATCTGAAATCAAACGACAAATATCAGAAAAGCTGAAAATTCCTGTCGAGGAACAAAAGCTCTTACTACTTGGGCGAACGTTAACCGATGAACAAACTGTACAGTCGTATCCAACGATAAAAGATGGTTCAAAACTTAATCTAGTTGTTAAGAAACCAGATGGTTTATATGAGGCATCGattaaatatttcaagaaactGGGAATGTCGGATGCTGAAGCAGTTAACAAGGCGCATCGTCTCCTAAGAGTAGTACAGGATAAGTTCAATAAATTATCTTGGGACGACATCGACAGATTATCAATGGACTGTCTGTTGGATGAAAGGGGATGCCGCCCGATGGTGCAACGGGATCTAGATAACGATGACATGTTCAGCTTGTGA
- the LOC135071275 gene encoding uncharacterized protein LOC135071275, translated as MDSADELEKFNSFDKNGCEKSNTNSLKTSLPSNTNIVHKLFNREVFGCTSRKRHEQSRKLFDRIPPRLRFCLMDIVPMSYLQEHIFMGFSQCGQFLLSFTYSCNTQVYFRESSKFTLHFMLWVPGRIVKPVHSAPLFGDDVDSKVTISMAQWKHNPGVIVVYGIADSCSERSYLSVIGVPHLGCKKCAAYSRDEDDLNWGKRCLEHNFAIHTKFFCTSDSSMYEPVVQLAYSNQIIIYTDFIHILEVDFVRPDHERNEAMDDSKFSLDREETNSIDTNPGTPFSEASAPFQSPKYQSNVVANILADFSELEGEAPVMGARVTLDAGELLLGPLPALLEEWEGPAPAIRTLISPPLRSPRRRPPEGMSRFSEAHRVSAEKAYEFVEEADTKCEKLSMFRKRRLADKKYEFSEDNNENIVPYRVLRSNRKYFIGSTSKPQPRRPKSPPVECVVLRAHNQISRPPSPTTSCQPKPSGLAALESDRNSESEYRVMEMLDDGSLKTVSVHDNTSKTLSDCPVSAQDPYLVHSENSKCSKFFTRYFVESDDEITSIITDSEDDCISGYHVALHLTAHGAGYAPLQAVGAGAWERICSNSGALPPLTIRAQQRSLDTELLCNEVCGRLCKINGKKFIYCFDWGCHVIDVCQSSGCLSGLCAMWLWASSEGADAGECAACTDASAGCLAHRRQYAAECLFMWDLVSGVYRTERVAMTEDASQEGSRVSGADRARELAKKLGPLNVPPGHENRLLTTLTGKSLKRLTDVDNCIEITKNHPDSSDESSEEEDSDYD; from the exons ATGGATTCTGCTGATGAACTTGAAAAATTTAAttcttttgataaaaatggGTGTGAAAAATCGAATACCAACAGTCTCAAAACTAGTCTACCCAGTAACACGAATATTGTGCACAAATTATTCAATAGGGAG GTGTTTGGGTGCACATCAAGAAAACGACATGAGCAGAGCCGCAAACTGTTTGATCGAATACCGCCCCGGCTTCGATTCTGCCTCATGGACATCGTGCCAATGTCATACCTGCAGGAGCACATCTTCATGGGCTTCTCCCAGTGTGGGCAGTTCCTACTAAGCTTTACGTACAGTTGCAATACACAAGTTTATTTTAGGGAGAGTTCAAAGTTTAC GTTGCATTTTATGCTATGGGTGCCGGGTCGGATAGTGAAACCGGTTCACAGTGCACCTCTGTTTGGTGATGACGTCGATAGCAAAGTTACAATTTCCATGGCTCAGTGGAAGCACAACCCTGGTGTTATCGTGGTATATGGTATTGC AGACTCATGCTCAGAACGATCCTACCTCAGCGTTATTGGAGTACCTCATTTAGGTTGTAAAAAATGTGCTGCTTACTCTAGAGATGAAG ACGATCTGAACTGGGGCAAGCGGTGCCTGGAACACAACTTCGCCATCCACACAAAGTTTTTCTGCACGTCAGACTCGAGCATGTACGAGCCGGTCGTACAGCTCGCCTACTCCAACCAGATCATCATCTACACGGACTTCATCCACATTCTCGAGGTCGACTTCGTGCGGCCCGACCACGAGCGGAACGAGGCGATGGACGATAGCAAGTTTTCTTTAGACCGGGAGGAGACGAATTCGATAGACACGAATCCGGGGACGCCGTTTTCGGAGGCCTCGGCGCCGTTTCAGTCGCCGAAGTATCAGAGTAACGTTGTGGCGAATATTCTCGCGGATTTTTCGGAGTTAGAGGGTGAGGCGCCGGTTATGGGTGCTCGGGTGACGTTGGACGCGGGCGAGTTACTATTGGGGCCGCTGCCGGCGCTGCTGGAAGAGTGGGAAGGGCCGGCGCCGGCAATTCGCACGCTTATCTCGCCGCCGCTGCGCAGTCCGCGCCGTCGCCCGCCCGAAGGCATGTCGCGCTTCAGCGAGGCGCACCGCGTCAGCGCCGAGAAGGCCTACGAGTTCGTCGAGGAAGCCGACACCAAGTGCGAGAAGCTCAGCATGTTCCGCAAACGTCGCCTCGCTGACAAAAAATACGAATTCTCCGAGGACAACAACGAAAACATAGTTCCTTACAGAGTCCTCAGAAGCAACAGGAAATATTTTATAGGGTCGACGAGCAAACCGCAGCCGCGGCGTCCTAAATCGCCGCCGGTGGAGTGCGTGGTCTTACGGGCTCACAATCAGATCAGCCGGCCTCCGTCGCCGACTACCAGTTGTCAACCGAAGCCTTCGGGGCTGGCGGCGTTGGAGTCTGACCGCAACAGCGAATCAGAGTACCGCGTTATGGAGATGCTCGATGACGGCTCCTTGAAGACAGTTTCAGTACACGACAACACCTCAAAGACGCTATCGGACTGCCCCGTGAGCGCGCAGGACCCGTATTTAGTGCACTCGGAAAACTCCAAATGCAGCAAATTCTTCACGAGATACTTCGTTGAGAGCGACGACGAAATCACCTCCATCATCACTGACTCAGAAG ATGACTGCATATCGGGTTACCACGTAGCGCTCCACCTCACAGCGCACGGCGCGGGCTACGCCCCTCTTCAGGCCGTCGGCGCGGGAGCTTGGGAACGCATCTGCTCCAATTCTGGAGCCCTACCGCCACTTACAATTAGGGCACAACAAAGGTCGCTTGACACGGAGTTACTGTGCAACGAAGTCTGCGGGCGACTGTGCAAAATAAACGGGAAGAAGTTTATCTACTGCTTCGACTGGGGCTGCCATGTTATTGATGTGTGCCAGTCGAGCGGGTGTCTTTCTGGG CTGTGCGCGATGTGGCTGTGGGCAAGTTCAGAGGGAGCGGACGCGGGCGAGTGCGCCGCCTGCACCGACGCCAGCGCCGGCTGCCTGGCGCACCGCCGCCAGTACGCCGCCGAG TGCCTATTCATGTGGGACCTCGTCAGCGGCGTTTACAGAACTGAAAGAGTGGCCATGACGGAGGACGCGAGTCAAGAAGGTTCCAGAG TTTCAGGAGCTGACCGCGCGCGAGAACTAGCGAAGAAGCTGGGTCCTCTTAACGTGCCGCCAGGACACGAGAACCGCCTGCTCACCACACTCACAG GAAAATCGTTAAAAAGACTGACCGATGTGGACAACTGCATCGAAATCACAAAGAACCACCCCGACAGCTCGGACGAGTCTTCGGAGGAGGAAGACAGCGACTATGACTGA